One Podarcis raffonei isolate rPodRaf1 chromosome 3, rPodRaf1.pri, whole genome shotgun sequence genomic region harbors:
- the HBS1L gene encoding HBS1-like protein isoform X3 → MARHRNVRGYNYDEDFEEDDLYGQSVEDDFCISPSTAAQFIYSRRDNPTAYAETLEEKYDYEAEHSNDCIPSHQLTGAEKAKLDLCLDRMREVLEKSVPEKVMVEAVLNSKFDVQQALDSVLAQDNKQNKIKNEDAIIAGKATKGLFCSEIFSSTNNLTNSIENTLDTTKSCCSLSNPVVNFESCNASAPGDKTVFRPKYVKTPSVKKKKSVCNSSGALPIPFSDNDKSHYKPLNKQVTHPPTDSTSTSWKSCNESDACFSSEAELLKENSSENVSWNPSEYKGVDLMGLVRLNETGDSADAQDSALIFLQKNYDSKSCLDNPPGFINAFGNLMLDSKRSYQLSKKAELSGNAPSFSHSKGSFQGHISTSSEANSLTFSVSQSPSLADLLQEHQGSNSNKPQSLSDLCNPSAGFTDLELGLSPLSQLANQPQISPGMTELSGSLSSLTFSKSSPVKELESLSLSDLIAKSTALDKPRTTSSCSELRIPKTVQPTVVNSDIDLSVLIRKSTLSPQHVHVQSGTSLPEKDALFSKQGRQMFVAKGRKKNQKKTRSHILEGTVSWAKALSATPSAFAITLCLHYPPKRCKRQTVNLHKAFLYSRQMQEVKINETGPLLAITPFDFKSPSPDDIVKLGQKKAFTR, encoded by the exons ATGGCCCGGCACAGGAACGTGCGTGGCTATAACTACGACGAAG ACTTTGAAGAAGATGATCTTTATGGACAGTCTGTAGAGGATGATTTTTGCATTTCACCTTCAACAG CTGCTCAATTCATTTACTCAAGACGCGATAATCCTACTGCATATGCTGAGACATTAGAAGAAAAATACGATTATGAAGCAGAACATAGCAATGATTGTATTCCAAGTCACCAGCTAACAGGTGCTGAGAAAG CTAAGCTTGATTTGTGCCTTGATCGCATGAGAGAAGTGCTTGAAAAGTCTGTGCCTGAGAAAGTGATGGTGGAAGCAGTATTGAACAGTAAATTTGATGTACAACAAGCTTTGGATTCTGTACTTGCCCAAGACAATAAGCAAAATAAGATCAAGAATGAGGATGCCATAATTGCAGGGAAGGCAACAAAAG GCTTATTTTGCTCAGAAATATTTTCTAGCACTAACAACTTGACTAACTCCATTGAAAATACTTTAGATACCACTAAGTCCTGCTGTAGTCTCAGCAACCCTGTGGTCAATTTTGAATCTTGTAACGCTTCAGCTCCAGGTGACAAAACAGTCTTCAGACCCAAATATGTCAAAACACcttcagtaaaaaagaaaaaatccgtTTGTAACTCCTCGGGAGCTCTTCCTATACCATTCAGTGACAATGATAAGTCACATTATAAACCACTGAACAAGCAGGTAACACACCCACCAACTGACAGCACCAGCACAAGTTGGAAATCTTGCAATGAAAGTGATGCATGCTTTAGTTCAGAGGCTGAATTGCTGAAGGAAAATTCTTCAGAAAATGTGTCTTGGAACCCATCTGAATATAAAGGAGTTGACTTGATGGGCCTGGTCAGGCTTAACGAAACAGGTGATTCAGCAGATGCCCAAGATAGTGCATTAATTTTTCTCCAGAAAAACTATGATAGCAAAAGCTGTTTGGATAATCCTCCTGGTTTTATAAATGCTTTTGGAAATTTGATGCTGGACAGCAAGAGAAGTTACCAGCTCAGTAAAAAGGCTGAACTATCTGGAAATGCCCCTTCATTTTCACACAGTAAGGGCAGCTTCCAAGGGCATATCAGCACCTCTTCAGAAGCGAATAGCTTAACATTTTCAGTGTCTCAAAGCCCATCACTGGCTGATCTCCTACAGGAACACCAAGGAAGTAATTCAAACAAACCTCAATCCTTATCTGATCTTTGCAACCCATCAGCAGGTTTCACAGACTTGGAATTAGGACTTTCACCATTGTCCCAACTAGCCAACCAACCTCAAATTTCACCTGGAATGACAGAACTGTCAGGATCTCTATCTTCCTTAACATTCTCCAAGTCTTCTCCAGTAAAAGAGCTTGAGAGTTTATCACTTTCAGATTTAATTGCAAAATCAACTGCATTGGATAAGCCTCGAACAACAAGCAGCTGTTCTGAGCTTCGTATACCTAAAACAGTGCAACCTACAGTTGTGAATTCAGATATTGATCTAAGTGTTCTTATTAGAAAATCAACATTATCTCCTCAACATGTACATGTACAGTCAGGCACTTCACTTCCAGAAAAAGACGCTTTATTTTCAAAGCAAGGACGACAAATGTTTGTAGctaaaggaagaaagaagaatcAAAAGAAAACGAGGTCACATATTTTGGAAGGCACTGTTTCATGGGCAAAGGCCCTCTCTGCAACACCATCAGCCTTCGCTATAACTCTGTGTCTTCATTATCCCCCAAAGAGATGTAAGCGCCAAACAGTTAATCTTCACAAGGCTTTCTTATACAGTAGGCAAATGCAAGAAGTAAAAATTAATGAAACTGGACCCTTATTAGCAATAACACCTTTTGACTTCAAATCGCCATCTCCAGATGACATTGTAAAATTAGGCCAAAAGAAAGCCTTCACTAGATAA
- the HBS1L gene encoding HBS1-like protein isoform X1, which yields MARHRNVRGYNYDEDFEEDDLYGQSVEDDFCISPSTAAQFIYSRRDNPTAYAETLEEKYDYEAEHSNDCIPSHQLTGAEKAKLDLCLDRMREVLEKSVPEKVMVEAVLNSKFDVQQALDSVLAQDNKQNKIKNEDAIIAGKATKGKVRDSQTSRIESDVVPKVTKMTVSGKRQTTGFEVPCVNAEENGHMPQKGLSAGDANVGVTEILPKPAFPPQTVQVSEEPTLTPTSVKKSGKAKQQIDVKAELEKRQGGKHLLNLVVIGHVDAGKSTLMGHLLYLLGNVNKRTMHKYEQESKKAGKASFAYAWVLDETGEERERGVTMDVGMTKFETKTKVITLMDAPGHKDFIPNMITGAAMADVAILVVDASRGEFEAGFETGGQTREHGLLVRSLGVTQLAVAVNKMDQVNWQQERFQEIVSKLGQFLKQAGFKESDVAYIPTSGLGGENLVTRSQASELTKWYEGKCLLEQIDSFKPPQRSVEKPFRLCVSDVFKDQGSGFCVTGKIEAGYVQVGDRLLAMPPNETCTVKGIALHDEPVDWAAAGDHVTLTLTGMDIIKINVACIFCCPKEPIKACTRFRARILIFNIEVPITKGFPVLLHFQTVSEPATIRRLLSVLHKSTGEVTKKKPKCLTKGQNALVELQTQRPVALELYKDFKELGRFMLRYSGSTIAAGVVTEIKE from the exons ATGGCCCGGCACAGGAACGTGCGTGGCTATAACTACGACGAAG ACTTTGAAGAAGATGATCTTTATGGACAGTCTGTAGAGGATGATTTTTGCATTTCACCTTCAACAG CTGCTCAATTCATTTACTCAAGACGCGATAATCCTACTGCATATGCTGAGACATTAGAAGAAAAATACGATTATGAAGCAGAACATAGCAATGATTGTATTCCAAGTCACCAGCTAACAGGTGCTGAGAAAG CTAAGCTTGATTTGTGCCTTGATCGCATGAGAGAAGTGCTTGAAAAGTCTGTGCCTGAGAAAGTGATGGTGGAAGCAGTATTGAACAGTAAATTTGATGTACAACAAGCTTTGGATTCTGTACTTGCCCAAGACAATAAGCAAAATAAGATCAAGAATGAGGATGCCATAATTGCAGGGAAGGCAACAAAAG GAAAAGTCAGAGATTCCCAGACAAGCAGAATTGAATCTGATGTCGTGCCAAAAGTTACCAAAATGACTGTGTCTGGAAAGAGACAAACTACCGGCTTTGAAGTTCCATG tgtGAATGCTGAAGAGAATGGGCATATGCCACAAAAGGGACTCTCAGCTGGAGATGCCAACGTGGGGGTTACTGAGATTCTTCCTAAACCAGCTTTTCCACCCCAGACTGTTCAAGTATCAGAAGAACCAACCTTGACACCAACTTCAGTGAAAAAGTCCGGAAAAGCAAAACAGCAAATAGATGTGAAAGCTGAGCTGGAGAAGAGGCAAGGAGGAAAACATCTACTTAACCTTGTGGTAATAG GACATGTTGATGCAGGAAAAAGTACCCTCATGGGTCATTTGCTGTATCTTCTGGGCAATGTGAACAAACGAACTATGCACAAATATGAGCAAGAATCAAAGAAAGCTGGAAAGGCATCATTTGCTTATGCATGGGTCTTGGATGAgacaggggaagagagagagag GGGAGTGACAATGGATGTAGGTATGACCAAATTTGAGACAAAGACAAAAGTTATTACATTGATGGATGCTCCTGGCCATAAAGACTTCATTCCAAATATGATCACAGGAGCTGCAATG GCTGATGTGGCTATATTAGTGGTGGATGCCAGCAGAGGGGAGTTTGAAGCAGGATTTGAGACTGGTGGGCAAACACGAGAACATGGACTGTTGGTTCGATCTCTTGGAGTCACACAGCTGGCAGTTGCTGTCAATAAAATGGACCAG GTCAATTGGCAACAGGAAAGATTTCAGGAGATTGTCAGTAAGCTCGGGCAGTTCCTGAAGCAAGCTGGCTTTAAG GAGTCGGACGTAGCTTATATACCTACAAGTGGACTTGGTGGTGAAAATCTTGTCACAAGAAGTCAAGCGAGTGAGCTGACGAAATGGTATGAAGGAAAATGCTTGTTAGAACAAATAG ATTCTTTCAAGCCACCTCAAAGATCAGTGGAGAAACCATTCAGATTATGTGTATCGGATGTTTTTAAAG ATCAAGGATCGGGATTTTGTGTGACTGGTAAAATTGAAGCAGGATATGTTCAAGTTGGAGATCGACTGCTAGCGATGCCTCCTAATGAAACTTGCACTGTAAAAG GAATTGCCCTACATGATGAACCAGTGGATTGGGCTGCAGCAGGAGATCACGTTACTCTCACTTTGACTGGCATGGATATCATCAAAATCAA TGTTGCGTGCATATTTTGTTGCCCCAAGGAACCTATTAAAGCTTGCACACGTTTCAGAGCTCGGATCCTCATCTTCAATATTGAAGTTCCTATCACCAAAGGATTCCCC GTGCTTCTACATTTTCAAACTGTAAGCGAGCCTGCCACTATTAGGAGGTTATTGAGTGTGCTTCACAAGAGTACAGGTGAAGTCACAAAGAAAAAGCCTAA GTGTTTGACTAAAGGGCAGAATGCTTTAGTAGAACTGCAAACACAAAGGCCTGTTGCTCTGGAACTTTATAAAGACTTCAAAGAACTTGGAAGGTTCATGTTGCGCTACAGTGGCTCCACCATAGCTGCAGGAGTTGTTACGGAG ataAAAGAATGA
- the HBS1L gene encoding HBS1-like protein isoform X2 gives MARHRNVRGYNYDEDFEEDDLYGQSVEDDFCISPSTAAQFIYSRRDNPTAYAETLEEKYDYEAEHSNDCIPSHQLTGAEKAKLDLCLDRMREVLEKSVPEKVMVEAVLNSKFDVQQALDSVLAQDNKQNKIKNEDAIIAGKATKGKVRDSQTSRIESDVVPKVTKMTVSGKRQTTGFEVPCVNAEENGHMPQKGLSAGDANVGVTEILPKPAFPPQTVQVSEEPTLTPTSVKKSGKAKQQIDVKAELEKRQGGKHLLNLVVIGHVDAGKSTLMGHLLYLLGNVNKRTMHKYEQESKKAGKASFAYAWVLDETGEERERGVTMDVGMTKFETKTKVITLMDAPGHKDFIPNMITGAAMADVAILVVDASRGEFEAGFETGGQTREHGLLVRSLGVTQLAVAVNKMDQVNWQQERFQEIVSKLGQFLKQAGFKESDVAYIPTSGLGGENLVTRSQASELTKWYEGKCLLEQIDSFKPPQRSVEKPFRLCVSDVFKDQGSGFCVTGKIEAGYVQVGDRLLAMPPNETCTVKGIALHDEPVDWAAAGDHVTLTLTGMDIIKINVACIFCCPKEPIKACTRFRARILIFNIEVPITKGFPVLLHFQTVSEPATIRRLLSVLHKSTGEVTKKKPKCLTKGQNALVELQTQRPVALELYKDFKELGRFMLRYSGSTIAAGVVTEV, from the exons ATGGCCCGGCACAGGAACGTGCGTGGCTATAACTACGACGAAG ACTTTGAAGAAGATGATCTTTATGGACAGTCTGTAGAGGATGATTTTTGCATTTCACCTTCAACAG CTGCTCAATTCATTTACTCAAGACGCGATAATCCTACTGCATATGCTGAGACATTAGAAGAAAAATACGATTATGAAGCAGAACATAGCAATGATTGTATTCCAAGTCACCAGCTAACAGGTGCTGAGAAAG CTAAGCTTGATTTGTGCCTTGATCGCATGAGAGAAGTGCTTGAAAAGTCTGTGCCTGAGAAAGTGATGGTGGAAGCAGTATTGAACAGTAAATTTGATGTACAACAAGCTTTGGATTCTGTACTTGCCCAAGACAATAAGCAAAATAAGATCAAGAATGAGGATGCCATAATTGCAGGGAAGGCAACAAAAG GAAAAGTCAGAGATTCCCAGACAAGCAGAATTGAATCTGATGTCGTGCCAAAAGTTACCAAAATGACTGTGTCTGGAAAGAGACAAACTACCGGCTTTGAAGTTCCATG tgtGAATGCTGAAGAGAATGGGCATATGCCACAAAAGGGACTCTCAGCTGGAGATGCCAACGTGGGGGTTACTGAGATTCTTCCTAAACCAGCTTTTCCACCCCAGACTGTTCAAGTATCAGAAGAACCAACCTTGACACCAACTTCAGTGAAAAAGTCCGGAAAAGCAAAACAGCAAATAGATGTGAAAGCTGAGCTGGAGAAGAGGCAAGGAGGAAAACATCTACTTAACCTTGTGGTAATAG GACATGTTGATGCAGGAAAAAGTACCCTCATGGGTCATTTGCTGTATCTTCTGGGCAATGTGAACAAACGAACTATGCACAAATATGAGCAAGAATCAAAGAAAGCTGGAAAGGCATCATTTGCTTATGCATGGGTCTTGGATGAgacaggggaagagagagagag GGGAGTGACAATGGATGTAGGTATGACCAAATTTGAGACAAAGACAAAAGTTATTACATTGATGGATGCTCCTGGCCATAAAGACTTCATTCCAAATATGATCACAGGAGCTGCAATG GCTGATGTGGCTATATTAGTGGTGGATGCCAGCAGAGGGGAGTTTGAAGCAGGATTTGAGACTGGTGGGCAAACACGAGAACATGGACTGTTGGTTCGATCTCTTGGAGTCACACAGCTGGCAGTTGCTGTCAATAAAATGGACCAG GTCAATTGGCAACAGGAAAGATTTCAGGAGATTGTCAGTAAGCTCGGGCAGTTCCTGAAGCAAGCTGGCTTTAAG GAGTCGGACGTAGCTTATATACCTACAAGTGGACTTGGTGGTGAAAATCTTGTCACAAGAAGTCAAGCGAGTGAGCTGACGAAATGGTATGAAGGAAAATGCTTGTTAGAACAAATAG ATTCTTTCAAGCCACCTCAAAGATCAGTGGAGAAACCATTCAGATTATGTGTATCGGATGTTTTTAAAG ATCAAGGATCGGGATTTTGTGTGACTGGTAAAATTGAAGCAGGATATGTTCAAGTTGGAGATCGACTGCTAGCGATGCCTCCTAATGAAACTTGCACTGTAAAAG GAATTGCCCTACATGATGAACCAGTGGATTGGGCTGCAGCAGGAGATCACGTTACTCTCACTTTGACTGGCATGGATATCATCAAAATCAA TGTTGCGTGCATATTTTGTTGCCCCAAGGAACCTATTAAAGCTTGCACACGTTTCAGAGCTCGGATCCTCATCTTCAATATTGAAGTTCCTATCACCAAAGGATTCCCC GTGCTTCTACATTTTCAAACTGTAAGCGAGCCTGCCACTATTAGGAGGTTATTGAGTGTGCTTCACAAGAGTACAGGTGAAGTCACAAAGAAAAAGCCTAA GTGTTTGACTAAAGGGCAGAATGCTTTAGTAGAACTGCAAACACAAAGGCCTGTTGCTCTGGAACTTTATAAAGACTTCAAAGAACTTGGAAGGTTCATGTTGCGCTACAGTGGCTCCACCATAGCTGCAGGAGTTGTTACGGAGGTATAG